In Nasonia vitripennis strain AsymCx chromosome 2, Nvit_psr_1.1, whole genome shotgun sequence, a genomic segment contains:
- the LOC103317096 gene encoding uncharacterized protein LOC103317096 encodes MEEKRKKLMNIDNNKCMLVFFVSEDKFQTGYTCWLDEKDQLNLKNIITNKTVVEIYSPNCAILSAGNMKALLKKAKFQKYAINILSHGDWLKVRESQKTL; translated from the exons ATGGaggaaaaacgaaaaaaacttATGAATATTGACAATAATAAGTGTATGTTAGTATTCTTTGTATCAGAGGACAAATTCCAAACGGGATACACGTGCTGGTTAGATGAAAAAGATCAATTGAATCTTAAAAATATCATAACAAACAAAACGGTCGTCGAAATTTATTCGCCTAACTGTGCGATATTATCAGCTGGAAACATGAAAGCCTTGTTGAAAAAAGctaaatttcaaaagtatgCCATCAACATTTTGTCTCACGGTG ATTGGTTAAAAGTTCGAGAGTCACAAAAAACGTTGTGA
- the LOC116416081 gene encoding uncharacterized protein LOC116416081, translated as MDQEINIEEVGKTECEVQNIRELNRKIVKKKNLILCVNIRSLNANFEKLETFVESQSTMAPLLRKLVASQARRLTEISDLRSCLLAKPPASLNKNILQARVDALKEDWDEARRTHSEIVARDDAEADAYVTEDNFGDLQGAYEEALDEFLTLLSQFEVADQSTLPGGLLNNTASDAGFTKLPKINLPSFSGNYEDWASFRDNFRNMVHDLPRISDATQLQYLKMCLTGSAAELVKEIPTTNANYTSTWKALELRYHNPRLIITRYLTVFMALPHLKKESGDELRFFIDEATRIVRALENLAMPIEQWDVWFVFLLSERLDPESRSRWESLLSEKERKKIESGAGVGQKVTESSYTPATFHEFIEFLETRAQTLGVLAHRRGENDRLLRLNRFILVRCSTRTLRSILSVLVHTR; from the exons ATGGATCAGGAGATTAACATTGAAGAAGTAGGCAAGACAGAGTGTGAAGTACAAAACATCAGAGAACTCAACAGGAAGAttgtgaagaagaaaaatttaattttgtgtGTGAACATAAGAAGTctcaatgcaaattttgaaaaactagaaACATTTGTAGAAA GCCAGTCTACCATGGCTCCACTGCTGAGGAAGTTGGTAGCTTCGCAGGCAAGACGCTTGACGGAAATCAGTGACTTGCGTAGTTGTTTGCTCGCTAAGCCCCCTGCATCGCTCAACAAAAACATCCTCCAGGCTCGAGTCGACGCTTTGAAGGAGGACTGGGATGAGGCTCGGAGGACTCACTCGGAGATCGTCGCCAGAGATGACGCTGAGGCGGATGCGTACGTCACCGAAGATAACTTCGGGGATCTGCAGGGGGCTTATGAGGAGGCTCTCGATGAATTCTTGACGTTGCTGTCGCAGTTTGAGGTCGCTGATCAGTCAACACTTCCTGGCGGATTGCTGAATAATACTGCGTCAGATGCTGGGTTCACGAAACTTCCCAAAATTAATCTTCCTTCGTTTTCAGGCAACTACGAAGATTGGGCGAGTTTTAGGGATAATTTTAGGAACATGGTGCATGATTTGCCTCGGATTTCTGATGCTACTCAGTTACAGTACTTGAAAATGTGCTTGACCGGTAGCGCGGCTGAGTTAGTGAAGGAAATTCCAACTACTAACGCTAACTATACAAGCACATGGAAGGCGTTAGAGCTTCGTTACCATAATCCGAGGCTCATCATCACCAGGTACTTGACGGTCTTTATGGCTCTTCCACATCTTAAGAAGGAATCAGGTGATGAGTTACGCTTTTTCATTGATGAGGCTACGCGTATCGTTCGTGCTCTGGAGAATTTGGCGATGCCGATAGAGCAGTGGGATGTATGGTTCGTTTTTCTCTTGTCTGAGCGCTTAGATCCGGAGTCTCGTAGTCGATGGGAGTCCTTGCTTAGCGAGAAGGAGCGAAAGAAGATAGAGTCAGGAGCAGGTGTAGGGCAGAAGGTCACTGAGTCGTCGTACACTCCAGCGACATTCCACGAGTTTATCGAATTCCTTGAAACTCGAGCTCAAACTCTTGGCGTGCTGGCTCATCGACGTGGCGAGAACGATCGGCTGCTCCGCTTAAATCGATTCATCCTCGTAAGGTGTTCCACGCGAACTCTTCGCAGTATCCTCTCTGTGCTGGTCCACACGCGCTGA
- the LOC116416082 gene encoding uncharacterized protein LOC116416082, with amino-acid sequence MTEIVLLTGKRIPTIKPMKVGGETITTKPSAKYLGVTLDTKLNYEEHLNRVCKKAMTRIGQLSRLMANVRGPRPTVRRLLMATTNSILLYGAEVWADAMSMNKYRNKITAVQRRGALRIACSYRTVAAEASLVIAGVIPVDLLATERKRIYDARLASNSISIAAEEREK; translated from the coding sequence ATGACCGAAATCGTCCTCCTGACAGGAAAGCGCATACCTACCATCAAACCGATGAAGGTAGGTGGCGAGACTATAACGACGAAACCATCAGCAAAGTATCTAGGGGTAACTCTGGACACGAAGTTGAACTACGAAGAACATCTAAATCGCGTCTGTAAAAAAGCCATGACTAGGATAGGTCAGCTTAGCCGACTCATGGCCAACGTGCGCGGGCCTAGGCCAACAGTCAGGCGGCTACTCATGGCGACCACCAACTCTATCCTATTATACGGAGCAGAGGTGTGGGCCGACGCGATGAGtatgaataagtatcggaACAAGATAACGGCTGTACAGCGAAGGGGGGCCCTTAGAATAGCATGCTCCTACCGGACGGTCGCGGCCGAGGCATCGCTGGTAATCGCGGGGGTAATCCCCGTGGATCTTCTTGCGACTGAAcgcaagcggatctacgaCGCTCGCTTAGCGTCGAATAGCATCTCGATcgccgcggaagaaagagaaaaataa